The Hydra vulgaris chromosome 11, alternate assembly HydraT2T_AEP genome contains a region encoding:
- the LOC136087176 gene encoding uncharacterized protein LOC136087176, with product MSPLTHFIKLINEENLIRFLQHYRLMDIQKFCECGHAMNVQKYNRCQDKHIWRCCKCKKTKTIRSGFFQICSSLDISSILQLMFLWIAEVPVTTASNIVGICKNTSIQWYQYFRDICSFKIIDVPDRNQLGGPGHVVEIDESLMFKRKINVGHVVEQHWIFGAYDLMTKKGYLTRVEDRTAATLVPLIQRWVAVGSKIHLDQWAAYNNLNNIGFNHLTVNHTTNFVDPVTQATSNHVEAFWSRIKRRLKFVCGSQGDLKWSRLDEAIYRKYFAFKTENLWQNFTSTSIL from the exons ATGTCTCCTCTTacacattttattaaactaataaatgaggaaaatttaataagatttCTCCAGCACTACAGATTAATGGATATTCAGAAATTTTGTGAATGCGGACATGCTATGAATGTTCAAAAGTATAATCGTTGTCag GACAAACATATTTGGAGGTGTTGTAAATGCAAGAAGACAAAGACAATTAGAAGTggcttttttcaaatttgttcaTCACTAGACATAAGTAGTATTCTTCAACTTATGTTTTTATGGATTGCGGAGGTGCCTGTCACAACAGCCAGCAATATAGTTGGTATTTGCAAAAATACATCAATTCAGTGGTATCAGTACTTTAGAGACATATGTtcctttaaaataattgatgttcCTGATAGAAATCAGTTAGGTGGTCCTGGCCATGTTGTTGAAATTGATGAATCGTTAATGTTTAAAAGGAAGATTAATGTAGGGCATGTCGTCGAACAACACTGGATATTCGGAGCATATGATCTAATGACTAAAAAGGGATATTTAACACGTGTGGAAGATAGAACTGCTGCAACATTGGTTCCATTAATTCAAAGATGGGTGGCTGTTGGGTCTAAAATTCATTTAGATCAATGGGCTGCCTACAATAATTTGAATAACATAGGTTTTAACCATCTCACAGTAAATCACACAACCAACTTTGTTGATCCTGTAACACAAGCAACATCAAACCATGTTGAGGCTTTTTGGAGTCGAATAAAGCGAAGATTGAAATTTGTTTGCGGGTCACAAGGTGATTTGAAGTGGAGTCGACTTGATGAAGCAATATACAGAAAGTATTTCgcttttaaaactgaaaaccTTTGGCAAAACTTCACTTCAACTTcaattttataa
- the LOC136086798 gene encoding uncharacterized protein LOC136086798, whose protein sequence is MAKFSATNIKDLLEIHENTLIKLINDKFDKMEIKFNNIQEENKNLKNEMKELRKAVDFVSEKYETTLAELKELKKNAIPNVELTDNIKFNDKNNDVKDKLAELEDRSRRNNLRFNGVEESENESWEDSERKIQEVLKSKFGFTNDLEIERAHRIGRNEKMKK, encoded by the coding sequence atggcAAAATTTTCAGCAACCAATATAAAGGATTTACTCGAGATACATGAAAAcacattaataaaacttattaatgataaatttgataaaatggaaattaaatttaataatatacaagaagaaaataaaaatcttaaaaatgaaatgaagGAATTAAGAAAGGCAGTCGACTTTGTAAGTGAGAAGTATGAAACTACTCTAGCTGAATTGAAAGAACTGAAAAAAAACGCAATTCCAAATGTCGAACTAACAGATAACATAAAGtttaatgacaaaaacaatGATGTGAAAGACAAGCTTGCCGAACTTGAAGATCGAAGTCGTAGGAATAATCTTAGGTTTAATGGAGTCGAAGAAAGCGAGAACGAATCATGGGAAGACAGCGAGAGAAAAATTCAAGAAGTCCTCAAATCTAAGTTTGGTTTTACTAATGATTTAGAAATTGAAAGGGCGCATCGAATAGgaagaaatgaaaaaatgaaaaaatga